The following coding sequences lie in one Maribacter forsetii DSM 18668 genomic window:
- a CDS encoding DUF6892 domain-containing protein, with protein sequence MVIQKLMYEDELLLPKFSIYEFAKTHDVDIEERGYELLPEAVAYFKNIKIPSSLLIDIEELYPDGGSEIYGQLYPFWDGEDDCLM encoded by the coding sequence TTGGTCATTCAAAAATTAATGTATGAAGATGAGCTGCTGCTGCCAAAGTTTAGTATTTATGAGTTTGCCAAAACACATGATGTTGATATTGAAGAAAGGGGCTATGAATTACTTCCGGAAGCGGTAGCGTATTTCAAAAACATAAAAATTCCGTCTAGCCTGTTAATAGATATTGAAGAGTTATATCCGGATGGAGGCAGTGAAATTTACGGTCAACTGTACCCTTTTTGGGACGGTGAAGATGACTGTTTGATGTAA
- a CDS encoding leucine-rich repeat domain-containing protein: protein MIWRYRGLQHLTELNLTNNAITELPVALKELSQLKVLVLSKNPLQEIPSWLGELTQLKELHLEQTQLKNTTGKYRSIDPIKSVRVKEEPV, encoded by the coding sequence CTGATTTGGAGGTATAGGGGGCTACAGCATTTAACGGAATTGAATCTGACGAATAATGCCATAACAGAATTACCGGTAGCCTTAAAAGAACTGTCTCAATTAAAAGTACTTGTCCTTAGCAAAAACCCTTTACAAGAAATACCGAGTTGGTTGGGTGAACTTACCCAGCTAAAAGAGCTTCATTTAGAGCAGACACAGCTAAAAAACACTACCGGAAAGTATAGGTCAATTGACCCAATTAAAAGTGTTAGGGTTAAAGAAGAACCCGTTTGA
- a CDS encoding leucine-rich repeat domain-containing protein codes for MKTLTLITLLILIFSCQPNHLFKDLENQEQVFIELSKYGLEDIPKEVGQLKNAKKLEIYVDSLEGWAIYPPLSAMDQYIDEPPFRTIPPELLELEGLEQLTLYDLDIKTLPEDLYRLKNLEYLDLSMNKLTVSKELAKLKKLKKLKCVELFGNRINKLELEKWRKENPNLQMRYGDQY; via the coding sequence ATGAAAACTCTAACCCTAATTACACTACTAATTTTAATCTTCTCTTGTCAGCCTAATCACCTTTTTAAAGATTTAGAAAATCAAGAGCAGGTCTTTATTGAGCTTTCAAAATATGGGTTAGAAGATATACCTAAAGAGGTTGGGCAATTAAAGAATGCAAAGAAATTAGAAATCTACGTTGATAGTTTAGAAGGTTGGGCTATTTATCCTCCACTGAGCGCAATGGACCAATATATAGACGAACCACCATTTAGAACCATACCACCAGAATTATTAGAACTTGAAGGTCTTGAACAACTAACGTTATATGACCTAGATATTAAAACCTTACCCGAAGATTTGTACAGACTCAAAAATCTAGAATATCTAGACCTATCAATGAATAAACTGACCGTCTCAAAAGAACTGGCCAAATTGAAAAAGCTAAAGAAACTGAAATGTGTAGAGCTGTTTGGTAACAGAATAAATAAGCTAGAATTAGAAAAGTGGAGAAAAGAAAACCCAAATCTTCAAATGCGGTATGGTGATCAATATTGA
- a CDS encoding PhzF family phenazine biosynthesis protein translates to MDELKKVTVQILNAFTENDKGGNPAGVVLDADALSHEDKLHVAKKVGLSETAFISRSNTADFKLDFYTPTKQIAHCGHATIAAFSYLKQLGKLKGKASSKETIDGNRKIEIQGDLAFMEQLAPTYNNVIEKEIHILTSLGLTKADLLPNAPLQVVNTGNSFLLIPVKNSKILAGMSPNIDAIDQLSDHFNLIGYYVFTTDSTADIDATARMFAPRYGILEEAGTGMAAGPLASYLYDVLQIKKTTFQIQQGKYMLPPSPSAITVQLQVENEKIAGLMAGGKGVVTRKLEVNV, encoded by the coding sequence ATGGACGAATTAAAAAAAGTAACCGTACAAATACTAAATGCCTTTACAGAAAATGATAAAGGTGGTAACCCGGCAGGTGTCGTTTTAGATGCAGATGCACTCTCGCATGAAGACAAATTACATGTTGCCAAAAAAGTGGGGCTCTCTGAAACCGCTTTTATTTCTAGATCCAACACGGCAGATTTTAAGTTAGATTTCTATACACCCACCAAGCAGATAGCCCATTGTGGACATGCTACCATAGCAGCATTCTCGTACTTAAAACAGTTGGGGAAATTAAAGGGCAAAGCATCGTCAAAAGAAACCATAGATGGAAACAGAAAAATAGAAATACAGGGCGATTTGGCATTTATGGAGCAATTGGCACCCACGTATAATAATGTTATCGAAAAAGAGATCCATATTCTAACGTCTTTAGGATTAACAAAAGCAGACCTACTACCAAACGCACCGTTGCAAGTGGTCAATACGGGGAATTCATTTCTGTTAATCCCCGTAAAAAACAGCAAGATCTTAGCAGGAATGTCACCAAATATTGATGCCATAGATCAGCTAAGCGATCATTTCAATTTAATTGGCTACTATGTATTTACTACGGATTCTACGGCAGATATCGATGCTACGGCTAGAATGTTCGCGCCACGCTATGGTATTTTAGAAGAAGCCGGTACGGGCATGGCTGCAGGGCCGTTAGCCAGTTATTTGTATGATGTTTTACAGATCAAGAAAACTACTTTTCAAATACAGCAAGGTAAATATATGTTACCGCCATCACCAAGCGCTATTACGGTACAGTTGCAAGTGGAAAATGAAAAAATAGCCGGACTTATGGCAGGCGGAAAAGGAGTAGTGACTCGTAAACTAGAAGTTAATGTATAA
- a CDS encoding sigma-70 family RNA polymerase sigma factor, translating into MSLIQNEINTIWLDLNEELYHFILGKIKDEQVSKDIHQEVFLKIQTKIHQLQHTSKLTSWVYQITRNTIIDHFRKQGKTTSSIEGIELAEEQSGDFDYAKLTNCINQKIGELSGQHKEAIVLTTFQEYSQKELAKHLNISYSGTKSRVQKAREILKVQLLSCPNVIADRTGKLLDFENNEE; encoded by the coding sequence TTGTCACTGATACAAAATGAAATCAATACCATTTGGCTAGACCTCAATGAAGAATTGTATCATTTTATATTGGGCAAGATCAAAGATGAACAAGTGTCAAAAGACATTCACCAAGAAGTATTCTTGAAAATACAGACCAAAATCCATCAATTGCAGCATACCTCTAAATTGACTTCTTGGGTGTATCAAATTACTAGAAATACGATTATAGATCATTTTAGAAAACAGGGTAAAACCACTTCGAGCATTGAAGGTATAGAGCTTGCAGAAGAACAGTCGGGTGATTTCGACTATGCCAAGCTCACTAATTGCATTAATCAGAAAATAGGGGAGTTATCAGGGCAACATAAAGAAGCCATTGTATTGACCACCTTTCAAGAATACTCGCAAAAAGAGCTGGCCAAGCATTTAAATATCTCGTATTCGGGAACAAAATCAAGGGTACAAAAAGCTAGGGAAATATTAAAGGTACAACTGCTTTCTTGCCCCAATGTAATAGCTGACCGAACAGGAAAATTGCTGGATTTTGAAAATAATGAAGAATAG
- a CDS encoding imelysin family protein — MMKKTILYVVVVLFIISCGNDDGVTIDEPALLPVEEGRSLQVSNLYDYQIEVNQAAHVAVLNNLVTQSLAFEANITETELVALQNAWKTAFLNWKSNEVFNLGAIQSSFIHTRINQWPTNDEALEENIAGEETLNSDFVSSVGANTKGYSAIEYLLFHDTNAVVLAELTTAEHAERRMQYLLALIENLAEQAAFLQTFWEGVEPSFKSNLETGVNGSQNQVVNAIIASLEGMKGTKIEEALNAETDAVTYFEAYRSRTSKEALIVNLNTLYNSYLGEYEGQSGFGLEDYILEVLNRPEIDTALQEAFVVAMSDLEAMDGAIEDVLVSDVTALETLRTDLQTIIGLLKTDLSSAANIVVTFNDTDGD; from the coding sequence ATGATGAAAAAGACAATTTTATATGTAGTTGTGGTATTGTTCATAATTTCTTGCGGCAATGATGATGGTGTAACTATTGATGAACCAGCATTGTTACCTGTAGAAGAAGGTCGTAGCCTACAGGTATCCAATTTATACGATTATCAGATAGAGGTAAACCAGGCGGCACATGTGGCAGTTTTGAATAATTTGGTAACTCAAAGTTTAGCCTTTGAAGCTAATATTACGGAAACTGAGCTAGTGGCGTTGCAAAATGCTTGGAAAACCGCTTTTTTAAACTGGAAGAGTAATGAAGTATTTAACCTAGGTGCCATTCAGAGCTCGTTTATACATACCAGAATTAATCAATGGCCTACAAATGATGAGGCATTGGAAGAGAATATTGCAGGCGAAGAAACATTGAACAGTGATTTTGTATCAAGTGTAGGGGCAAATACAAAAGGGTACAGTGCTATTGAATATTTGTTGTTTCATGATACCAACGCCGTTGTACTTGCTGAGTTGACCACAGCTGAACATGCCGAAAGACGTATGCAGTACTTGTTGGCATTAATAGAGAATTTAGCGGAACAAGCCGCCTTTTTACAAACCTTTTGGGAAGGGGTAGAACCTAGCTTTAAAAGCAATTTAGAGACTGGCGTAAATGGAAGCCAGAACCAAGTGGTCAATGCAATTATTGCTTCGTTAGAAGGCATGAAAGGCACTAAAATAGAAGAAGCGCTAAATGCTGAAACAGATGCTGTAACCTATTTTGAAGCGTATAGGAGCAGAACCAGTAAAGAAGCCTTGATCGTAAACCTAAATACATTGTATAATAGTTATTTGGGTGAGTATGAAGGCCAATCAGGTTTTGGGTTAGAAGATTATATTTTAGAAGTTTTAAACCGACCTGAAATCGATACCGCATTGCAAGAAGCCTTTGTTGTGGCTATGAGCGATTTAGAAGCTATGGATGGCGCTATTGAAGATGTTTTGGTGTCCGATGTTACGGCTCTTGAAACCCTTAGAACAGATCTGCAAACCATTATAGGTTTGCTTAAAACAGATTTGTCAAGTGCGGCTAATATTGTAGTAACTTTTAACGATACTGATGGAGATTAA
- a CDS encoding di-heme oxidoreductase family protein gives MNRISITILCLLVIMVTSCGKDEVIVPLMAEEGEELSGGTTSSSNFSAEAFGFASPDLTFDERVTFGVGNSLFNQSWVTAPASTTARDGLGPFFNARNCSGCHFKDGRGRPPEYDGEFSSGLLLRLGLLQTTENGENIGDPIYGTQFQDNSILSVDKEGTIIITYTPLIESYADGTEISLQVPEYSFTGLSYGGLSAATRISPRVANQMIGLGLLDAIPEATLLSYADPNDADGDGISGKTNMVYDVETGTRVIGRFGWKANQPNIKQQVAAAFSGDLGITSSLFPNENCPDPLDCDDYPNGGTPEIPDDNLENVTFYAASLSVPERRDVDDQNVLEGKELFVSIDCAKCHIPKLETGAYEIEALAHQTIRPYTDMLLHDMGDGLADGLPDFDANGNEWRTPPLWGIGLIETVNGHTNLLHDGRARNIEEAILWHGGEALASKEKFKKLSIEERNKIIQFLNTL, from the coding sequence ATGAACAGAATTTCAATAACGATTTTATGTCTGCTGGTAATTATGGTTACCTCTTGTGGTAAAGATGAGGTAATTGTTCCCTTAATGGCAGAAGAAGGTGAAGAGCTTTCTGGCGGCACCACTTCATCTTCTAATTTTTCTGCGGAAGCGTTTGGTTTTGCTTCCCCAGATCTAACGTTTGATGAGCGTGTAACCTTTGGGGTGGGCAACTCGCTTTTCAACCAGAGTTGGGTTACTGCACCGGCGTCTACCACCGCTAGAGATGGTCTAGGTCCTTTTTTTAATGCAAGAAATTGCTCTGGTTGCCATTTTAAAGATGGTAGGGGAAGACCGCCGGAGTATGACGGTGAGTTTTCTAGTGGTCTTTTGCTGCGTTTGGGTCTTTTGCAAACCACTGAAAATGGAGAAAATATAGGCGATCCCATTTACGGCACGCAATTTCAAGACAATTCTATTTTAAGTGTAGATAAAGAAGGTACTATTATTATCACCTATACACCATTGATCGAAAGCTATGCCGACGGTACGGAAATATCTTTACAGGTGCCGGAATATTCGTTTACCGGTCTAAGTTATGGGGGTTTAAGTGCAGCTACGAGAATATCGCCCAGAGTGGCCAATCAAATGATAGGCTTGGGTCTTTTAGATGCTATACCAGAAGCAACTTTGTTGAGCTATGCTGATCCTAATGATGCCGATGGTGATGGTATTTCCGGTAAAACCAATATGGTCTACGATGTTGAAACGGGTACCCGGGTCATAGGTCGTTTTGGTTGGAAAGCCAATCAACCTAACATTAAACAACAAGTAGCCGCTGCATTTTCTGGCGACTTGGGTATAACGTCATCTCTATTTCCTAATGAAAACTGTCCTGATCCTTTAGATTGTGATGATTACCCAAATGGTGGAACACCGGAAATTCCCGATGATAACTTAGAAAACGTCACTTTTTATGCTGCATCGCTATCCGTACCAGAAAGAAGAGATGTAGATGATCAAAATGTGTTAGAGGGTAAAGAGTTGTTTGTAAGTATAGACTGTGCTAAATGCCACATACCAAAATTGGAGACGGGTGCTTATGAAATAGAGGCATTGGCACACCAGACCATTCGCCCTTATACTGATATGTTGTTGCATGATATGGGAGATGGGCTAGCGGACGGTCTGCCCGATTTTGATGCTAATGGCAATGAATGGAGAACACCACCATTGTGGGGTATAGGATTAATTGAAACAGTAAACGGCCATACCAATCTATTGCATGACGGTAGGGCCAGAAATATAGAAGAGGCCATATTATGGCATGGTGGGGAAGCTTTAGCTTCAAAAGAAAAATTTAAGAAGCTTTCTATAGAAGAAAGAAACAAAATTATTCAGTTTTTGAATACACTTTAA
- a CDS encoding imelysin family protein, with amino-acid sequence MKRVILAVGFIGLTLIGCSSDDDSTSEVVIDDSIESSAVIENYADLVLANYQAAMVDAEALKVAIDLFVATPTEDNFNAAKEAWLTSRESYGPSEAFRFANGPIDTGDTEEIEGYLNSWPLDEAYIDYVEGDVDAGIINNLADFPTLTKEGLTGENGIGGEENVAIGYHAIEFLLWGQDLTAPSENLAGQRTYTDFVDGGTAANQDRRRAYLAIVADLLTDHLQIIIDEWSGDYRTTFLALDEDEALDNMISSIAELSRSELAIERMAVALQNQDQEDEHSCFSDNTDRDIRLNLAGIVNVYTGVYGSVNGNSLQDLIEEADADLAAELDALLATAVTDVDATLDPFDLAIVDGESSVEGAKVQTAVQALVAFGDKLLEAKVALDID; translated from the coding sequence ATGAAAAGAGTTATTCTGGCTGTAGGTTTTATCGGTCTAACATTAATAGGTTGTTCATCAGATGATGATTCAACATCAGAAGTCGTGATAGACGATTCTATCGAGTCATCAGCGGTAATAGAAAATTATGCAGATTTGGTATTGGCCAATTATCAAGCTGCCATGGTAGATGCAGAAGCATTGAAAGTCGCTATTGACCTTTTTGTAGCAACACCAACAGAAGATAATTTTAACGCTGCCAAAGAAGCTTGGTTAACGTCAAGGGAAAGCTATGGTCCTTCAGAGGCTTTTCGTTTTGCAAACGGACCTATAGACACGGGCGATACCGAAGAAATTGAAGGGTATTTAAACTCTTGGCCTTTAGACGAAGCATATATAGATTATGTTGAAGGAGATGTTGATGCCGGTATTATCAACAACCTTGCAGATTTTCCAACATTGACTAAAGAAGGCCTAACTGGTGAAAACGGTATTGGCGGTGAAGAAAATGTTGCTATTGGTTACCATGCCATTGAATTTTTACTTTGGGGTCAAGATCTTACGGCACCATCAGAGAATTTAGCAGGTCAAAGAACATATACTGATTTCGTAGATGGTGGTACGGCTGCCAACCAAGATCGTAGAAGAGCATATTTGGCGATAGTTGCAGATTTGTTGACCGATCACTTACAAATTATTATAGATGAGTGGAGCGGTGACTATAGAACAACCTTCTTGGCTTTAGATGAAGATGAAGCTTTAGATAACATGATCAGTAGTATTGCTGAGCTTTCTAGAAGCGAGCTGGCTATTGAGCGTATGGCGGTAGCCTTACAGAACCAAGATCAAGAAGATGAGCACTCATGTTTTAGCGATAATACTGATAGAGATATTAGATTGAATTTGGCAGGTATCGTAAATGTATACACTGGAGTTTACGGTAGTGTAAATGGGAACTCTTTACAAGATTTGATTGAAGAGGCCGATGCGGATCTTGCAGCAGAATTAGATGCTTTATTGGCAACTGCGGTTACTGATGTTGATGCAACATTAGATCCTTTTGATTTAGCGATCGTTGATGGCGAGTCTAGCGTAGAAGGTGCAAAGGTACAAACAGCTGTACAAGCGTTGGTAGCTTTTGGTGACAAGCTTTTAGAAGCTAAAGTTGCACTTGATATTGATTAA
- a CDS encoding succinylglutamate desuccinylase/aspartoacylase family protein gives MHKLLFTIFIFFSLTFAIAQNSFKDVFSNTIRPSKDNIRIEFQDARNNKTFLPISVLKGKNEGPVFTIVAGVHGFEYPPIVGVQELLSEIDVDKLNGTVIIIPIANTSSFFSRTSIVNPHDQVNLNGAFPGKSTGSVSQKIADFITTTIIPVSDVFIDIHGGGVNEDLIPFALFYDNPNYPEQTKKARELTENSGFEYIVSYPFSLRDDEPAKYVFKQASQDGKIALSFESGKLGNVQEDAVSLIKNGVYNMLDNMDMYDNGTGPHTNLIQLNNQTYLSATETGLFYSDLNAGDTVKEGDVVGYITNEFGKKLKEYKAHTSGIILYKISTPPVNIDDTLMCISKRL, from the coding sequence ATGCACAAGCTTCTTTTTACCATTTTCATTTTTTTCTCTCTCACTTTTGCGATTGCCCAAAACAGCTTTAAAGATGTATTTTCAAACACCATAAGACCATCAAAAGACAACATACGTATTGAATTTCAAGACGCTAGAAATAACAAAACCTTTTTGCCTATTTCTGTACTAAAAGGAAAGAACGAAGGACCTGTATTTACCATTGTAGCCGGTGTACACGGGTTTGAATATCCACCAATTGTTGGTGTACAAGAGCTGTTAAGCGAAATTGATGTCGATAAATTAAACGGCACCGTGATCATTATACCTATTGCAAATACCAGTTCGTTTTTTTCGAGAACTTCTATTGTAAATCCGCATGATCAAGTAAATTTAAATGGTGCCTTTCCCGGAAAATCTACGGGTAGCGTTTCCCAAAAAATTGCGGATTTTATTACTACGACCATCATACCTGTAAGCGATGTTTTTATAGATATACACGGTGGTGGGGTCAATGAAGATTTGATTCCGTTTGCACTTTTTTACGATAACCCTAATTATCCAGAACAAACCAAAAAAGCCAGGGAACTGACTGAGAACAGCGGATTTGAATATATAGTTTCATATCCCTTCTCTTTAAGGGATGATGAACCTGCAAAATATGTTTTTAAGCAAGCCTCACAAGATGGTAAAATAGCCTTGAGCTTTGAAAGTGGCAAATTGGGCAATGTACAGGAAGATGCGGTTAGCTTAATAAAAAATGGAGTCTATAATATGCTTGACAATATGGATATGTATGATAACGGAACCGGACCACATACCAACCTTATTCAGCTCAACAACCAAACCTATTTAAGCGCTACCGAAACAGGACTTTTTTACAGCGACCTTAATGCGGGAGATACCGTTAAAGAAGGGGATGTTGTAGGTTATATCACCAATGAATTTGGGAAGAAACTTAAGGAGTACAAAGCACATACATCGGGTATTATATTGTACAAAATCTCTACCCCGCCCGTTAATATTGATGATACTTTAATGTGTATTAGTAAGCGTTTGTAG
- a CDS encoding GIY-YIG nuclease family protein, whose protein sequence is MSFTTYIIYSQTLDRYYIGSTEDINERLIRHNNGNGSTYTKKAKDWELKWKREHETRADAMSLEFSIKKKKSRKYIEYLISKSNLE, encoded by the coding sequence ATGTCATTTACTACATACATTATTTATAGTCAGACTTTAGACCGTTACTATATTGGTAGTACAGAAGATATTAATGAGAGACTTATACGGCACAATAATGGTAACGGCTCTACATATACAAAAAAAGCAAAAGATTGGGAATTGAAATGGAAACGTGAACATGAGACTAGAGCTGATGCTATGTCTTTAGAATTTTCAATTAAAAAGAAGAAAAGTCGAAAGTATATTGAATATTTGATTTCAAAATCGAATTTAGAATAG
- a CDS encoding universal stress protein — protein sequence MMNILVPIGTSSNANQTLQYAVDFAKDFGAEIYVMEVFNVSGKTGTLTNVTLKVAENSKERLKEIIGTVDTKEVSIKIASFNGDLKDGLKEIDKGIGIDLIVLAPRSNDIQEANYLGQTSGAIIKRTNIPTLIVPKGTTYKSFENILVAFKSGILRRKRILDPLIEIQKKHNANVNLLMVKTPGYSDDDLKINTALMDISSQLTFTENSTTYHGVLEHFQAKHPDLLCVFRRKRGFFKKLWEKSTISKTEFYAPVPVLVLSVKKD from the coding sequence ATGATGAATATTCTTGTTCCGATCGGGACCTCCTCAAATGCGAATCAAACATTACAATATGCAGTAGATTTTGCAAAAGACTTTGGTGCTGAAATATATGTAATGGAGGTTTTTAATGTCAGTGGAAAAACAGGAACACTTACCAATGTAACACTAAAGGTAGCCGAAAATTCGAAGGAAAGATTAAAAGAAATTATAGGAACCGTAGATACAAAAGAAGTATCTATAAAAATAGCAAGCTTTAACGGTGATCTAAAAGACGGACTTAAAGAAATTGATAAAGGAATTGGAATTGATCTTATTGTTTTGGCACCTAGAAGTAATGACATTCAAGAAGCGAATTATTTAGGACAAACATCAGGAGCCATTATTAAAAGAACGAACATACCAACGTTAATCGTACCAAAAGGAACAACATACAAATCGTTTGAAAATATATTAGTAGCTTTTAAATCTGGTATTCTAAGAAGAAAGAGAATTCTTGATCCGTTAATTGAAATTCAGAAAAAGCATAATGCAAACGTGAATTTATTGATGGTGAAAACACCAGGATATTCAGATGACGATCTAAAGATAAATACGGCGTTGATGGACATAAGTTCTCAATTGACCTTTACAGAAAACTCAACTACCTATCATGGTGTTTTAGAGCATTTTCAAGCAAAACACCCCGATTTACTATGTGTTTTTAGAAGAAAACGTGGTTTTTTCAAAAAATTATGGGAAAAGAGTACAATTTCAAAAACAGAGTTTTATGCCCCAGTACCGGTATTGGTGCTTAGCGTAAAGAAAGATTAA
- a CDS encoding GNAT family N-acetyltransferase produces MIASAKISQIPEILLMTDACRIAMEANSIYQWTTEYPSKQAFENDIERNELYVLQLDNEIVGCIVVSLFMDEEYKSVDWLTQNTKNYYIHRLAVHPKHQGKGFAQRLMDFGENFARENNALSVRLDTFSQNKRNQKFYEQRGYTKLGDIFFPKQSDHPFHCYELVL; encoded by the coding sequence ATGATAGCATCGGCAAAGATATCGCAAATACCTGAAATTCTTCTCATGACAGATGCATGTAGAATTGCTATGGAAGCCAATAGTATTTACCAGTGGACTACCGAATACCCTTCTAAGCAGGCATTTGAAAATGATATAGAACGCAATGAACTTTATGTACTTCAGCTTGATAACGAAATAGTTGGTTGTATTGTTGTTTCCCTTTTTATGGATGAAGAATATAAATCTGTTGATTGGCTCACCCAAAACACAAAGAACTACTACATTCATCGTCTTGCGGTGCACCCTAAACATCAAGGTAAAGGTTTTGCTCAGCGTTTAATGGATTTTGGAGAAAACTTTGCCAGAGAAAATAATGCCCTATCGGTTAGGTTGGATACCTTTAGCCAAAACAAAAGAAATCAGAAATTTTACGAGCAACGTGGGTATACCAAATTAGGAGATATCTTTTTTCCAAAACAAAGCGACCACCCCTTTCATTGCTACGAACTTGTACTATAG
- a CDS encoding MATE family efflux transporter translates to MKTSVNLKSINALAIPATIAGIAEPLLSITDTAIVGNIPVDGLESLAAAGIVGSFLSMLIWILGQTRSAISAIISQYLGAGKLEEVKTLPAQAIYLNIALSILVLLSTIFVIQEIFELLNAKGKILQYCISYYSIRVWGFPLTLFVFAVMGIFRGLQNTYWPMVIAITGAVLNVIFDFAFVYGIEGFIPAMYLEGAAYASLLAQAIMAIMAFYLLVTKTDISLKLKLPIHKELGRLVVMSLNLFVRAIALNTALILAVREATALGDKYIGAHTIAINLWLFSAFFIDGYGAAGNIMGGRLLGERNYDGLWLLAKKITKYGLLVSLVIMALATIFYKPLGSLFSNEPLVLSAFYGIFYIIILGLPFNSTAFVLDGVFKGLGEMKYLRNTLLVATFLGFVPTLFLGKSLNWGLTGIWLAFTVWMFIRSAALVWKFRNKFKPLLQNP, encoded by the coding sequence TTGAAAACCTCTGTTAATTTAAAATCTATAAACGCCTTAGCTATACCTGCTACCATTGCAGGTATAGCAGAACCTCTTTTATCTATAACCGATACGGCTATTGTAGGTAATATTCCGGTGGACGGATTAGAGTCTCTTGCCGCAGCAGGTATTGTGGGTTCTTTTCTTTCTATGCTCATCTGGATTCTTGGTCAGACGCGTAGCGCCATTTCCGCTATTATTTCGCAATACTTAGGAGCTGGTAAATTGGAAGAAGTTAAAACACTGCCCGCTCAGGCAATTTACCTCAACATTGCCTTAAGTATTCTGGTTTTGCTTTCTACCATTTTTGTCATTCAAGAAATCTTTGAACTCTTAAATGCCAAAGGAAAAATATTGCAATATTGCATCAGCTACTACTCCATTCGTGTTTGGGGCTTTCCATTAACCCTTTTCGTATTTGCAGTGATGGGTATTTTCCGCGGATTGCAGAATACCTATTGGCCTATGGTCATAGCCATTACCGGAGCAGTATTGAACGTAATTTTCGATTTTGCCTTTGTGTATGGAATTGAAGGCTTTATACCAGCCATGTACCTTGAAGGTGCCGCGTATGCAAGTTTGTTGGCGCAAGCGATCATGGCTATCATGGCGTTCTATCTTCTTGTAACCAAAACCGATATTAGCCTAAAACTAAAACTACCTATTCACAAAGAACTTGGTAGGTTGGTAGTTATGAGCTTAAATTTGTTTGTGCGTGCCATCGCCTTGAACACCGCACTGATTCTTGCCGTTAGAGAAGCAACCGCGCTTGGCGATAAATATATTGGCGCACATACCATTGCTATAAACCTCTGGTTATTTTCCGCCTTTTTTATTGATGGCTACGGTGCCGCTGGTAATATTATGGGCGGTAGACTTTTAGGGGAACGCAATTATGACGGACTCTGGCTACTGGCAAAAAAGATTACGAAATACGGGCTACTCGTTAGCCTAGTTATTATGGCATTGGCAACTATTTTTTATAAACCTTTAGGAAGTTTGTTTTCTAACGAGCCTTTGGTGCTATCCGCTTTTTACGGCATCTTCTATATTATTATTCTGGGTCTCCCTTTTAATAGTACCGCTTTCGTTTTAGACGGAGTCTTTAAAGGTCTCGGCGAAATGAAATACTTGCGCAATACCCTGCTTGTAGCTACCTTTTTAGGATTTGTGCCAACGCTATTCTTAGGCAAATCCCTCAATTGGGGATTAACGGGAATTTGGCTTGCCTTCACCGTTTGGATGTTTATTAGAAGTGCTGCCCTAGTGTGGAAATTCAGAAACAAATTCAAACCTTTATTGCAAAATCCGTAA